A stretch of Acidobacteriota bacterium DNA encodes these proteins:
- a CDS encoding BlaI/MecI/CopY family transcriptional regulator: MPAPLHTTLSRRERQIMDILFRRGRATAAEVMAELPSEPSYSTVRTQLRVLEQKGHARHEDDGVRFVYMPVVARHAARKTALRHVVETFFDGSPEKAVAALLGNEGSKLSAEQLDRIATLINKARKDGGK; this comes from the coding sequence CCCGTCGCGAGCGGCAGATCATGGACATCCTCTTCCGCCGGGGACGCGCCACAGCCGCCGAGGTCATGGCGGAGTTGCCGAGCGAGCCGAGTTATTCCACCGTCCGCACGCAACTCCGGGTGCTTGAGCAGAAGGGCCATGCCAGGCACGAAGACGACGGGGTGCGGTTTGTTTATATGCCAGTGGTGGCCAGGCATGCGGCGCGCAAGACCGCACTTCGGCACGTCGTCGAGACCTTCTTCGACGGGTCTCCGGAGAAAGCGGTGGCCGCACTGCTGGGTAACGAGGGCTCGAAGCTCTCAGCTGAACAACTGGACCGCATCGCGACCTTGATCAATAAAGCGCGGAAGGACGGTGGCAAATGA